Proteins co-encoded in one Papaver somniferum cultivar HN1 chromosome 5, ASM357369v1, whole genome shotgun sequence genomic window:
- the LOC113280545 gene encoding histone deacetylase HDT1-like, with protein sequence MASSSNPILEVSADSDQYNRARAQHNERADRKEEERSQKRQKGPKYGSATESDSQVDSDAGFEYPLEEINTTEEDSDAVEDKQKMQRYLDWKLRRRAAPEASSSESDEDLPEVSSDEGDEEDSDDESSSSGDDDTSPAPSGNSCSKRYEEDEDWSYDEEEF encoded by the exons ATGGCCAGTTCCAGTAACCCCATTCTGGAAGTTTCTGCCGATTCCGATCAATATAACCGAGCCAGAGCTCAA CATAATGAAAGGGCTGATCGGAAAGAGGAGGAGAGGTCTCAGAAGCGCCAGAAAGGGCCCAAGTATGGCAGTGCGACTGAGAGTGATTCTCAGGTAGATTCTGATGCAGGGTTTGAATATCCATTGGAGGAGATAAACACCACTGAAGAGGATTCTGATGCTGTAGAGGACAAACAAAAGATGCAGCGATATCTGGATTGGAAACTGCGAAGACG AGCCGCTCCTGAAGCATCATCCAGTGAATCTGATGAAGATCTCCCTGAAGTTTCCAGTGACGAAGGGGATGAAGAAGATAGTGATGATGAGAGCTCGTCATCAGGCGATGATGATACTTCCCCTGCTCCATCAGGCAACAGTTGCAGTAAACGGTATGAGGAAGATGAGGACTGGAGTTACGATGAGGAGGAattttag